Proteins encoded together in one Candidatus Roizmanbacteria bacterium CG_4_9_14_0_2_um_filter_38_17 window:
- a CDS encoding NAD(+) synthetase translates to MYNLDMLNLNSQQTAKKIEEFIKNTLKSQGFKRVVVGVSGGIDSATALALATKALGAQNVHVISMPYGNNGKQGTVSSIDIKPIVDSFNKPTRSNPASSKLRLGNIMARVRMIILYDYAKKNDALVCGTENRSEYYLGYFTRFGDEASDLEPLIGLYKTQVRQLAKYLNVSKAILDAQPTAELWEGQTDEQELGFSYESADPIIYLYCDKKISADKIVAEGHNPKLVKKVVDRVNQASFKHLLPFTPPQARQGLTLQPCTK, encoded by the coding sequence ATGTATAATTTAGACATGTTAAATCTTAACTCTCAACAAACAGCTAAAAAAATAGAAGAATTTATAAAAAACACTCTCAAGAGTCAAGGCTTCAAACGGGTAGTCGTAGGTGTATCTGGTGGTATAGACTCAGCTACCGCATTAGCACTGGCCACAAAAGCTCTAGGAGCCCAAAACGTGCATGTAATAAGCATGCCGTACGGCAATAATGGCAAACAAGGAACAGTAAGCAGTATAGATATTAAACCCATAGTTGACAGCTTCAATAAACCTACAAGGTCAAACCCTGCAAGTAGTAAATTAAGGTTGGGGAATATTATGGCGAGGGTTAGGATGATAATCCTATATGATTATGCAAAGAAAAACGACGCATTGGTTTGCGGAACAGAGAACAGGAGCGAGTACTACCTTGGCTACTTTACACGCTTCGGCGATGAAGCTTCAGATTTAGAGCCGCTTATTGGATTATATAAAACACAGGTAAGGCAGCTAGCTAAGTATCTTAATGTTTCCAAAGCTATCCTAGACGCCCAGCCCACAGCTGAACTCTGGGAGGGCCAAACTGATGAGCAAGAATTAGGATTTTCTTATGAAAGCGCTGACCCAATAATATATTTATACTGTGACAAAAAAATATCAGCAGATAAAATAGTAGCCGAAGGACATAATCCAAAACTTGTTAAAAAGGTCGTAGATAGAGTAAACCAAGCATCTTTCAAACACCTCCTCCCATTTACACCACCACAAGCGAGACAAGGTCTAACCCTGCAACCCTGCACGAAGTGA